A stretch of Kyrpidia spormannii DNA encodes these proteins:
- the phnG gene encoding phosphonate C-P lyase system protein PhnG, which translates to MNSERRTRILQTVPMERLSAWVDEVGRLGDVRWIKPARPGLVMMRARETVRQEEFYVGEIHVCESTVSVDGEWGYGVAMGNQPERADGLAVLDAVFHSSQEKWKSLVREIEDWLVAEEARQEEAWRKEFALVRRSRVDFEMMDEEDGGLDGRSTI; encoded by the coding sequence ATGAATTCCGAACGGCGTACTCGTATTTTGCAAACGGTACCGATGGAGCGGCTGTCCGCGTGGGTGGACGAGGTTGGCCGACTCGGGGATGTCCGGTGGATCAAACCGGCCCGACCCGGGCTGGTGATGATGCGCGCCCGGGAAACGGTCCGGCAGGAAGAGTTTTATGTGGGAGAAATCCACGTCTGTGAAAGTACGGTATCGGTGGACGGCGAATGGGGATATGGAGTGGCCATGGGGAACCAGCCGGAACGGGCTGACGGTCTCGCGGTGTTGGACGCCGTTTTCCATTCATCCCAGGAAAAATGGAAATCTCTGGTCCGTGAAATAGAGGACTGGCTTGTCGCCGAGGAGGCCCGGCAGGAAGAGGCCTGGCGCAAAGAGTTCGCCCTCGTCCGTCGAAGTCGCGTGGATTTTGAAATGATGGATGAGGAGGACGGTGGACTAGATGGCCGAAGTACAATTTGA
- the phnE gene encoding phosphonate ABC transporter, permease protein PhnE yields MNKGGDAIRIVKRMKRNQEWLIVAAIAFLTVWSAVQTDWSVVHLVQGFGDIYELIAHHFLPPDLSVLPKLIRPTLETVYMSFVGTVTGALVAVVGGFMAARTTNPWTPLRLAVRGLASVLRNLPTLIWAVFLVAAFGLGNMVGTMAIVFSSIGILVRAYAEILEEIDERQVEALRATGAGYVQTLGQAVWPQVLPGFAAWTLYMMELNIRASTIVGMVGGGGIGFAIQNGMKLFQFQQVSVAIAIVLVLIWATEWLTGKIRRRIL; encoded by the coding sequence ATGAACAAAGGCGGAGATGCCATTCGGATTGTCAAGCGCATGAAGCGAAACCAGGAATGGTTGATCGTGGCGGCCATCGCCTTCCTCACCGTGTGGTCGGCTGTCCAAACCGATTGGTCCGTCGTCCATTTGGTGCAGGGGTTCGGGGATATCTACGAACTGATTGCACACCATTTTCTCCCGCCCGACCTGTCGGTGCTGCCGAAGTTGATCAGGCCCACGCTGGAGACGGTGTACATGAGTTTTGTCGGCACCGTGACGGGGGCGCTGGTGGCGGTGGTCGGAGGGTTTATGGCGGCCCGGACCACGAACCCGTGGACGCCGCTGCGCCTGGCGGTGCGGGGATTGGCCTCGGTCCTGCGCAATCTTCCCACCCTGATCTGGGCGGTTTTCCTGGTGGCCGCCTTTGGTCTTGGCAACATGGTCGGGACCATGGCCATCGTTTTCTCTTCCATCGGGATTCTGGTTCGGGCCTACGCCGAGATCCTGGAGGAGATTGACGAGCGGCAGGTCGAAGCCCTGCGGGCCACCGGTGCGGGTTATGTGCAGACCCTGGGTCAGGCCGTGTGGCCCCAGGTTCTGCCGGGGTTTGCCGCATGGACGCTGTATATGATGGAGCTCAACATTCGCGCTTCCACCATCGTCGGGATGGTGGGAGGAGGCGGCATCGGGTTCGCCATCCAGAACGGCATGAAACTGTTTCAGTTTCAACAGGTCAGCGTGGCCATCGCGATCGTCCTGGTGTTGATCTGGGCCACGGAGTGGCTGACGGGGAAGATCAGGAGGAGAATCCTATGA
- the phnF gene encoding phosphonate metabolism transcriptional regulator PhnF, whose translation MIQKQNRIPYYLQLADHLIGMIQRGELSVGDKIPSEMTLSRRYQVNRHTVRQAVAKLTSLGWVTTVKGVGSFVKQRPIVPYALSQHTRFSDEIDRLGRSHRGQLISCELDVATESERRQLLLSDSARVYRLEIVRYVDDEPFSVATSTLPENAVPNLGNHLDDFHSLYDILQTHYHFRPIRVRSVIRAMFCTVKEAMFLPKDSPILQIESLMIHPDGFPVEAANTRVRGDMNELTVEFHHGVDVL comes from the coding sequence GTGATTCAGAAGCAGAATCGAATCCCTTACTACCTGCAGCTCGCGGATCATCTGATCGGTATGATTCAGCGGGGAGAACTGTCGGTCGGAGACAAAATTCCCTCGGAAATGACCTTGAGCAGGCGGTACCAGGTGAACCGCCACACGGTCCGCCAAGCGGTGGCTAAATTGACAAGCCTGGGATGGGTCACCACGGTCAAAGGTGTCGGTTCTTTCGTCAAGCAGCGGCCCATTGTTCCGTACGCCTTATCCCAGCATACCCGGTTCAGCGATGAAATCGACCGGCTGGGCAGGTCCCATCGGGGCCAGTTGATCTCCTGCGAACTGGATGTGGCCACCGAGTCGGAACGGAGACAATTGCTCTTGTCGGACAGCGCCAGGGTGTACCGATTGGAGATCGTTCGCTATGTCGATGACGAGCCCTTTTCGGTGGCCACCTCGACTTTGCCCGAAAACGCTGTTCCTAACTTGGGGAACCACCTGGACGATTTCCATTCTCTGTACGACATTCTTCAGACCCATTATCACTTTCGGCCGATTCGGGTTCGGTCCGTGATCCGCGCCATGTTCTGCACCGTTAAGGAGGCGATGTTCTTGCCCAAGGATAGCCCCATTCTGCAGATTGAAAGCTTGATGATCCATCCGGACGGATTCCCGGTGGAAGCGGCCAACACCCGGGTTCGCGGCGACATGAACGAGCTGACGGTGGAATTCCATCACGGGGTTGACGTGTTATGA
- a CDS encoding alpha-D-ribose 1-methylphosphonate 5-triphosphate diphosphatase gives MRSRQIIAGGTVVTPSEIIENGTVVIEDGKIVEVDDAPRSRGANAEWHDARGAWVLPGLVDTHSDAIELELEPRPNCTLPLSISFAELERKLAGQGITTIHHALCLLGDEGESVRSNDRVGSLIRAIRQLTRGRRLIRHYIHLRFEITNRSAVPLVEQLIEGKVIDLLSFTDHTPGQGQFRDFEVQVRLTRARDGLSDEQARQQLKARMNLPKIDPSTLEDIAAKARKRGIPIASHDDDSIEKLDMAESWHASICEFPVSLPVAIEAKRRGLLVAMGAPNVLLGRSHSNNVSALEALRHGAVDILCSDYYPPSLIQSVFALFRKGFDMRQAVNLVSYHPARALGMAEAVGSISPGKVADVLIVREDEGTPVIEKVFVGGVLACQMTYQARGVLEAL, from the coding sequence GTGCGATCGCGGCAGATTATTGCGGGGGGGACTGTTGTCACCCCATCGGAAATCATCGAAAACGGGACCGTCGTGATTGAAGACGGAAAAATCGTCGAAGTGGATGATGCGCCCCGGTCGCGCGGCGCGAACGCGGAATGGCATGATGCCCGGGGAGCCTGGGTGTTGCCCGGTCTGGTCGACACCCACAGCGACGCCATTGAACTGGAGCTGGAGCCCCGGCCGAACTGCACGCTTCCGCTGTCCATCTCCTTTGCCGAGTTGGAGCGGAAGCTCGCCGGCCAAGGCATCACCACCATCCACCACGCGCTGTGTTTGCTGGGCGACGAAGGGGAGAGTGTGCGCTCCAACGACCGGGTGGGTTCTCTGATCCGGGCGATTCGGCAACTGACCCGGGGGCGCCGGCTGATCCGGCATTACATCCATCTGCGATTTGAAATCACCAACCGATCGGCGGTGCCCCTGGTGGAACAACTGATCGAGGGAAAGGTCATCGACCTTCTGTCTTTTACGGATCACACGCCCGGCCAAGGCCAGTTTCGGGATTTTGAAGTCCAGGTGCGCCTGACCCGGGCCCGCGACGGGTTGAGCGATGAACAGGCGAGACAGCAGTTGAAGGCTCGGATGAACCTCCCAAAGATCGATCCATCGACCTTGGAGGACATTGCGGCGAAAGCCAGGAAACGGGGGATACCCATCGCGTCTCACGATGACGACAGCATCGAAAAGCTGGACATGGCGGAGAGTTGGCACGCGTCGATTTGTGAGTTTCCGGTTTCGCTTCCCGTCGCCATTGAGGCCAAGAGACGCGGTTTGCTTGTGGCCATGGGCGCCCCGAATGTCCTGTTGGGGCGGTCACACAGCAACAACGTGTCCGCTCTCGAAGCCCTGCGCCACGGCGCCGTGGACATCCTGTGTTCCGACTACTATCCGCCCTCGCTGATTCAGTCGGTGTTTGCGCTTTTCCGAAAGGGTTTTGATATGCGGCAGGCCGTCAACCTCGTGAGCTACCATCCGGCCCGGGCCCTGGGAATGGCCGAAGCGGTCGGTTCGATCTCCCCGGGAAAAGTGGCCGATGTGCTCATTGTGCGCGAGGACGAAGGGACTCCCGTCATTGAAAAAGTCTTTGTGGGCGGGGTGTTGGCTTGTCAGATGACCTACCAGGCCCGGGGTGTCCTGGAGGCGCTGTGA
- a CDS encoding carbon-phosphorus lyase complex subunit PhnI encodes MAYAAVRGGRKAIQEANRLLDYYRLKGGSVPIEVRQIRDQMRLAVDQVMGEGSLYDPDLAALALKQAEGDTLEAAFLLRAFRSTVPRNQYSLAVDTSRMRVIRRISAAFKDVPGGQFLGPTRDYTQRLLRFELMEETEERAREFLKKYVEGDEWKELEAQGTLDFPKMIDWLRAKGLLENPDAAEGQREPGPIDDITRRSIRFPASRSMRMQALARGETGALLAFAYSVARGYGAIHPTLGELRVGYVPVLVPHPLHSGEVVTIGEVLVTEAEVVARMRERTDRLQAKFSLGYGLCFGHNEIKAIAMAALDRAMVSENPQAPAEDEEFVLYHIDGIESSGFVAHWKLPHYVDFQAEMIRVRSIQRQRGPRA; translated from the coding sequence ATGGCATACGCGGCGGTGCGCGGCGGACGAAAGGCCATCCAGGAAGCGAATCGCCTGTTGGATTACTACCGCTTGAAAGGGGGCAGCGTTCCCATTGAGGTCCGCCAAATCCGCGACCAAATGAGGCTGGCCGTGGACCAGGTGATGGGGGAAGGCTCCCTCTATGATCCCGATCTCGCCGCCCTGGCCTTGAAACAGGCCGAGGGCGACACCCTGGAGGCCGCTTTTCTTCTGCGGGCGTTTCGTTCCACCGTTCCGCGGAACCAGTACTCCCTGGCGGTGGATACCTCCAGGATGCGGGTGATCCGCCGTATTTCCGCGGCGTTCAAAGATGTGCCGGGCGGGCAGTTTCTGGGCCCGACCCGGGATTACACCCAGAGGCTCCTTCGATTTGAATTGATGGAGGAAACCGAGGAGCGCGCCCGGGAGTTTCTCAAGAAATACGTGGAAGGCGATGAGTGGAAGGAACTCGAGGCCCAGGGGACGTTGGATTTCCCCAAAATGATCGATTGGCTCCGGGCGAAGGGCCTGTTGGAAAATCCGGATGCCGCCGAGGGGCAACGGGAGCCGGGGCCCATCGACGACATCACCCGGCGGTCCATCCGCTTTCCGGCGAGTCGGTCGATGCGGATGCAGGCATTGGCCCGGGGAGAAACCGGGGCGTTGTTGGCCTTCGCCTATTCCGTCGCCCGGGGGTACGGGGCCATTCACCCCACCCTCGGTGAACTGAGGGTCGGGTACGTGCCTGTGTTGGTCCCCCATCCGCTGCACAGCGGGGAAGTGGTCACCATTGGCGAGGTGTTGGTGACCGAGGCGGAGGTGGTGGCCAGGATGAGAGAACGAACGGACCGGTTGCAGGCCAAGTTTTCCTTGGGATATGGGCTGTGCTTTGGGCATAACGAAATCAAGGCCATCGCCATGGCCGCTCTGGACCGGGCCATGGTGTCCGAGAATCCCCAGGCTCCGGCCGAAGATGAGGAGTTTGTCTTGTACCACATCGACGGCATCGAATCGTCGGGATTTGTTGCCCATTGGAAACTCCCTCATTATGTCGATTTCCAAGCCGAGATGATTCGGGTGCGATCAATCCAACGGCAGAGGGGGCCCCGGGCGTGA
- the phnE gene encoding phosphonate ABC transporter, permease protein PhnE, protein MSVQAERREQISAQVEMARIPEQPRKRRSWLWVALAVSGFYVFALVQLQFDYGRIGKGIMEFFKNWGRMFPPDLSGWRDVASAAMVTIETAVVGTVFSIILSFFLAFLAADNLTPHPVIGRSIKAFASFLRAVPMLVWALIFIVAVGMGPFPGTLAIMTHSVGMLVKVYAQSVEEVDKGILEAMRSTGANWVQIVCQGVLPTVRGSFLSWSALRFELDLGDSVILGTVGAGGIGWVIEDNMRMYLFQPSCFAMLVVFALVFSVEVLTNRLKLRVNRLEG, encoded by the coding sequence ATGAGCGTCCAGGCCGAACGGCGGGAACAGATCTCCGCCCAAGTGGAGATGGCGAGGATTCCCGAGCAACCGCGGAAACGCCGGTCGTGGCTGTGGGTTGCTCTGGCGGTGAGCGGGTTCTACGTTTTTGCGCTGGTGCAGTTGCAGTTCGACTATGGCCGGATCGGAAAAGGGATCATGGAATTTTTCAAAAACTGGGGGAGAATGTTTCCCCCGGACCTGTCCGGGTGGCGGGATGTCGCTTCCGCCGCCATGGTGACGATCGAGACCGCCGTCGTCGGGACCGTGTTTTCGATCATTCTCTCCTTTTTCCTGGCGTTTCTCGCGGCGGACAACCTGACTCCGCATCCGGTCATCGGACGAAGTATCAAGGCCTTCGCGTCGTTTTTGCGCGCCGTGCCGATGCTCGTGTGGGCGCTGATCTTCATTGTGGCCGTGGGTATGGGGCCCTTTCCCGGCACCCTGGCCATCATGACCCACAGCGTGGGGATGCTGGTGAAGGTTTACGCTCAATCGGTGGAAGAGGTGGACAAGGGCATCCTGGAGGCGATGCGTTCCACCGGGGCGAATTGGGTGCAGATCGTTTGCCAGGGGGTGCTGCCCACGGTGCGGGGCTCGTTTCTGTCCTGGTCGGCTCTTCGCTTCGAATTGGACCTCGGCGACTCGGTGATTCTCGGGACGGTGGGAGCCGGCGGCATCGGCTGGGTCATCGAAGACAACATGCGGATGTATCTGTTCCAGCCCTCCTGTTTTGCGATGCTGGTTGTTTTCGCCCTGGTGTTCAGTGTGGAAGTCCTGACGAACCGACTCAAACTCCGGGTGAACCGGTTGGAGGGTTGA
- the phnH gene encoding phosphonate C-P lyase system protein PhnH, which yields MAEVQFDEVRYTQVLFRQLLDAMARPGKPVAVEPAPGEPGPWGIPKSRGDRCVLGIGLTLLDPETTFWLPESDRGFGTLLQRHTRSQTASVDRCDFAFVHGEQRFPIERLPRGTFTYPDRSATVVCRVRRFAREPFPADRLIHITLRGPGIPGERRLYIDTVHADTLVAWREINREFPLGLDWILVDEFGFVCGVPRSTSLEWEVL from the coding sequence ATGGCCGAAGTACAATTTGACGAGGTTCGGTACACCCAGGTGCTGTTTCGCCAACTGTTGGATGCGATGGCGAGGCCGGGGAAACCGGTGGCCGTGGAACCCGCGCCCGGTGAACCGGGGCCTTGGGGGATCCCGAAATCTCGGGGGGACAGGTGCGTTTTGGGAATCGGCCTCACCCTGTTGGATCCGGAGACGACCTTTTGGCTCCCGGAGTCGGATCGGGGATTCGGAACCCTGCTGCAACGGCATACCCGGTCCCAAACGGCGTCGGTCGACCGGTGCGACTTTGCGTTTGTCCACGGGGAGCAGCGGTTTCCCATCGAGCGCCTTCCCCGGGGGACGTTCACATATCCCGACCGGAGCGCCACGGTGGTCTGCCGGGTCCGTCGCTTTGCCCGGGAGCCGTTTCCGGCTGATCGGCTCATTCACATCACCCTGCGCGGGCCGGGCATCCCCGGGGAGCGGCGGCTGTACATCGACACCGTCCACGCTGACACTTTGGTGGCTTGGCGGGAGATCAACCGGGAGTTTCCGCTCGGGTTGGATTGGATCCTCGTGGACGAGTTCGGATTTGTTTGCGGCGTGCCCCGGAGCACATCATTGGAATGGGAGGTCCTGTAA
- a CDS encoding DapH/DapD/GlmU-related protein, giving the protein MGEAFLANPRAPILGETPHVHETAQIIQSDLGPWTSIGPRSVIEQSTIGDYTYTAGDVQIIYANVGKFCSIASHVRLNPSNHPMWRVTQHHCTYRRVQYGFGEEDDREIFAWRQAHPVTIGHDVWIGHNAVVMPGVTIGTGAVVGAGAVVTQDVEPYMIVVGVPAKPLRPRFPREIAEKLLAVAWWDWTREQLVERMPDFNDLQVFLEKYA; this is encoded by the coding sequence ATGGGTGAAGCGTTTCTGGCCAATCCCCGGGCGCCGATTTTGGGGGAGACTCCCCATGTCCATGAAACGGCGCAAATCATTCAAAGCGATCTGGGGCCGTGGACCAGCATCGGGCCGCGTTCGGTGATTGAACAGTCCACCATCGGCGACTATACCTACACGGCCGGGGATGTGCAGATTATTTACGCCAACGTGGGCAAATTCTGCTCGATCGCGTCCCACGTCCGATTAAATCCCAGCAACCACCCCATGTGGCGGGTCACTCAACACCACTGCACCTACCGCCGGGTGCAGTATGGGTTCGGCGAAGAGGATGACCGGGAGATTTTCGCCTGGCGCCAGGCTCATCCTGTGACGATCGGGCACGATGTCTGGATTGGACACAACGCCGTGGTGATGCCCGGCGTCACCATCGGAACCGGGGCGGTGGTGGGAGCCGGGGCGGTGGTGACCCAAGATGTCGAGCCCTACATGATCGTTGTCGGGGTGCCCGCCAAGCCGTTGCGGCCGCGGTTCCCCCGGGAGATTGCCGAGAAGCTCCTGGCGGTGGCCTGGTGGGATTGGACCCGGGAGCAGTTGGTGGAACGAATGCCGGATTTTAACGACCTGCAGGTTTTTTTGGAAAAATACGCCTGA